A single window of Jaculus jaculus isolate mJacJac1 chromosome 14, mJacJac1.mat.Y.cur, whole genome shotgun sequence DNA harbors:
- the Ppp1r15a gene encoding protein phosphatase 1 regulatory subunit 15A, translating to MAPGPVPNHTPLWRDVHSFYLLSPLMGFFSRAWSRLRSPGAPEPWLVETITGTSQIEDKTLLTTSLTPQSHHSQGEAEDGGTPEEVGQAAHKSYFDMKVSSSPLETWGPSDDEEYSGEEHVLRECTADLPTPLPSSLQGADKSPREEVAEKEGVTGLAYPSLHWEWCPVTEGERGGETVKREGPGVSPCIAPRSKPNTWVYCPGEAEHQATEKEGPENKVRKPSTSPSSGCHPRAWPCCSGKESKESDADLQPSTQCQPSNNSRDGEAEASSSALVRSAFLKAWVYRPGEDTEEEEEDDSDLASAEEEEEAKTTFCTPPPSDFLKAWVYKPGEDSEEEDDSDWESAKEGELSSCSPPPSAFLKAWVYHPGEDTEEEDDRDSGSAEEKKVQASPATSLPSAFLKSWVCVPGEDTEEEDLCENEDQYDSGAASNSGQSLAVQAQGTPLCCLSCPPQEETQEDRWREAEPSPFRVAFYLPGQKPASPWASPKLPLRLQKQLRSSDTPAQDQDPETPVKARKVRFSEKVTVHLLAVWAGPAQAARRGPWEQLARDRSRFARRIAQAQELLGPCFTPASRARAWARLGNPLPPLVPKPSSSLPLEDPAQATPLIPVVATPSSPSCETPLVLGLGLSGKRG from the exons ATGGCCCCTGGCCCAGTGCCTAATCACACCCCTCTCTGGAGGGATGTCCACTCCTTCTACCTTCTGTCCCCACTAATGGGCTTCTTCAGCCGAGCCTGGAGCCGGCTGAGGAGCCCAGGAGCCCCAGAACCCTGGCTGGTGGAAACAATAACGGGAACAAGTCAGATAGAAGATAAGACACTGCTGACAACCTCCCTCACCCCCCAGAGCCACCACTCTCAGGGGGAGGCGGAAGATGGTGGAACTCCTGAAGAGGTTGGACAAGCAGCCCACAAATCCTACTTTGACATGAAAGTTAGCAGTTCTCCTCTAGAAACTTGGGGACCCTCAGATGATGAAGAATATAGTGGAGAAGAACATGTCTTAAGAGAATGTACAGCTGACCTGCCTACACCCCTGCCCAGCAGCCTGCAAGGTGCTGATAAGAGCCCCAGAGAGGAGGTGGccgagaaagagggagtgacTGGGCTTGCTTATCCTTCATTGCACTGGGAGTGGTGTCCGGtcactgagggagagagaggtggagaaacTGTGAAAAGAGAAGGACCTGGAGTCTCTCCTTGCATAGCTCCAAGATCCAAACCCAACACTTGGGTGTATTGCCCAGGAGAGGCAGAGCATCAAGCCACGGAGAAGGAAGGACCAGAAAATAAAGTCAGGAAGCCCTCCACTTCCCCGTCTTCAGGCTGCCATCCCAGAGCCTGGCCGTGCTGCTCAGGAAAGGAATCTAAGGAGAGTGACGCTGACCTCCAGCCATCCACCCAGTGTCAACCAAGTAATAACTCCAGAGACGGAGAAGCTGAGGCCTCATCTTCTGCCCTTGTTAGGAGTGCCTTCCTGAAGGCCTGGGTGTACAGGCCTGGTGAAgacactgaggaggaagaggaagatgataGTGATTTGGCATCAgctgaagaagaggaagaagccaAGACCACCTTTTGCACTCCCCCACCAAGTGATTTCCTGAAAGCCTGGGTGTATAAGCCTGGCGAGGACTCCGAGGAGGAAGACGACAGTGATTGGGAATCAGCTAAGGAAGGTGAGCTCTCCTCTTGTTCTCCCCCACCAAGTGCCTTCTTGAAAGCCTGGGTGTATCATCCTGGAGAAGACACAGAGGAGGAAGACGACAGGGATTCTGGATCAGCTGAGGAAAAGAAAGTTCAGGCCTCACCTGCCACCTCCCTTCCAAGTGCCTTCCTGAAGTCCTGGGTCTGTGTTCCTGGAGAGGACACGGAGGAGGAAGATTTGTGTGAGAATGAGGACCAGTATGATTCAGGAGCTGCCTCCAACTCAGGCCAGAGTCTGGCAGTTCAGGCCCAAGGCACTCCCCTCTGCTGCCTGAGCTGTCCACCTCAAGAGGAGACCCaggaagacagatggagggaagcTGAACCCTCCCCATTCCGAGTAGCCTTCTATTTACCTGGacagaagccagcatcaccttgggCTTCTCCTAAGCTGCCCCTCAGGCTGCAAAAGCAACTCAGGTCTTCAGACACCCCTGCCCAGGATCAGGACCCTGAGACTCCCGTAAAGGCCAGAAAG GTACGCTTCTCTGAGAAGGTCACTGTCCATTTGCTGGCTGTCTGGGCAGGGCCAGCCCAGGCAGCACGTCGGGGCCCCTGGGAACAGCTTGCCCGTGATCGAAGTCGCTTTGCCCGGCGCATCGCCCAGGCCCAGGAGTTGCTGGGCCCTTGTTTCACCCCTGCCTCCAGGGCCAGAGCCTGGGCACGCCTGGGAAATCCACTCCCTCCTCTGGTCCCTAagccttcctcctccctgcccttggaAGACCCAGCCCAGGCCACACCCTTGATCCCTGTTGTGGCCAcaccttcttccccttcttgtgaAACCCCACTTGTTCTTGGCTTGGGTCTTAGTGGGAAGCGGGGTTAA